From Streptomyces sp. GSL17-111, one genomic window encodes:
- a CDS encoding thioesterase II family protein produces the protein MTAHATTSTWVRTYAPAPAAPVRLVCLPHAGGSASFWLPVAKALSPQADVVAIQYPGRQDRRHEPFVDNLPELALRVHEVLGELDDRPTALLGHSMGATVGFELALLMEAAGRPAAHLFVSGRRAPSATRHETVHQRDDDGLLAEVRALAGTDSRLLQDEELMRMALPAVRNDYKAAETYTWTAGEQLSCPVTALIGDADPKAHLPEVEAWAKHTTGPFAMEVMSGGHFFLLDHSARVLDVIRTALAKS, from the coding sequence ATGACGGCTCACGCCACCACCTCGACCTGGGTACGCACGTACGCGCCCGCACCGGCCGCACCGGTCCGGCTGGTGTGTCTGCCGCACGCGGGCGGATCGGCGAGCTTCTGGCTCCCGGTCGCCAAGGCGCTGTCCCCGCAGGCGGACGTCGTCGCGATCCAGTACCCGGGACGCCAGGACCGCCGCCACGAGCCGTTCGTCGACAACCTTCCCGAACTCGCCCTGCGCGTGCACGAGGTGCTCGGCGAGTTGGACGACAGGCCGACGGCGCTGCTCGGGCACAGCATGGGTGCCACGGTCGGGTTCGAACTGGCGCTGCTCATGGAGGCGGCCGGCCGGCCGGCGGCGCACCTGTTCGTCTCGGGCCGCCGCGCGCCGTCGGCGACGCGTCACGAGACCGTGCACCAGCGCGACGACGACGGCCTGCTCGCCGAGGTGCGGGCGCTGGCCGGCACGGACAGCCGGCTGCTGCAGGACGAGGAGCTCATGCGGATGGCGCTGCCGGCTGTCCGCAACGACTACAAGGCCGCCGAGACGTACACGTGGACGGCGGGCGAGCAGCTGAGCTGCCCGGTCACCGCGCTGATCGGCGACGCCGACCCGAAGGCGCACCTCCCCGAGGTCGAGGCGTGGGCCAAGCACACCACCGGCCCGTTCGCCATGGAGGTCATGTCCGGCGGGCACTTCTTCCTGCTCGACCACAGCGCGCGGGTGCTGGACGTGATCCGCACCGCGCTCGCCAAGAGTTGA
- the ccrA gene encoding crotonyl-CoA carboxylase/reductase gives MSESLYELGDPPPLGVVPDQMYANVIRQDRFGEPAKAMQTEVLPVPRPGRGEVLVYVMAAGINYNNVWASLGQPIDVIAMRQKLHGATEDFHIGGTDASGVVWAVGEGVTQFKVGDEVVTSGAIWDETAEDVRMGCDPLASKSLLAWGYESNYGSFAQFTRVKEQQCHPKPRNLSWESAGSFLVTGATAYRQLTGWAPNDVRPGDPVLIWGGSGGVGSAAIQVTNLRGGIPIAVVSSEERAKYALDLGAKGVIDRTEFHHWGRLPDLDDKAAAKAWTSEVRRFGAKFWEVLGERRNPRIVVEHPGEETLPTSMFLCDNGGMVVICGGTSGYNGDLDLRYLWMRSKRLQGSHGSNTRENRAVIRLMSEGRLDPCITWCGTFDDIADGHQRLYENRQGTGNFAVLVNATSHGLTTLSGVM, from the coding sequence GTGTCAGAATCGCTGTACGAGCTGGGAGACCCCCCACCGCTCGGCGTGGTCCCGGACCAGATGTACGCGAACGTGATCCGCCAGGACCGCTTCGGGGAGCCCGCCAAGGCGATGCAGACCGAGGTCCTGCCGGTGCCCCGCCCCGGGCGCGGCGAGGTGCTCGTCTACGTGATGGCCGCGGGCATCAACTACAACAACGTGTGGGCCTCCCTCGGACAGCCCATCGACGTCATCGCCATGCGGCAGAAGCTGCACGGCGCCACCGAGGACTTCCACATCGGCGGCACCGACGCATCCGGCGTCGTCTGGGCCGTCGGCGAGGGTGTCACGCAGTTCAAGGTGGGCGACGAGGTCGTCACCTCCGGCGCGATCTGGGACGAGACCGCCGAGGACGTCCGGATGGGCTGCGACCCCCTCGCCTCCAAGTCCCTGCTGGCCTGGGGCTACGAGTCCAACTACGGCTCCTTCGCCCAGTTCACCCGCGTCAAGGAACAGCAGTGCCACCCCAAGCCCCGGAACCTGTCCTGGGAGAGCGCGGGCAGCTTCCTGGTGACCGGCGCCACCGCCTACCGCCAGCTCACCGGCTGGGCGCCGAACGACGTACGCCCCGGCGATCCCGTGCTGATCTGGGGCGGCTCGGGCGGCGTCGGCTCGGCCGCCATCCAGGTCACCAACCTGCGCGGCGGCATCCCGATCGCCGTCGTCTCCAGCGAGGAGCGGGCGAAGTACGCCCTCGACCTCGGCGCCAAGGGCGTCATCGACCGTACCGAGTTCCATCACTGGGGACGGCTCCCCGACCTCGACGACAAGGCCGCCGCGAAGGCCTGGACCTCCGAGGTCCGCCGTTTCGGCGCCAAGTTCTGGGAGGTCCTGGGCGAGCGCCGCAACCCGCGGATCGTCGTGGAACACCCCGGCGAGGAGACTCTGCCGACCTCCATGTTCCTGTGCGACAACGGCGGCATGGTCGTCATCTGCGGTGGCACCAGCGGCTACAACGGCGACCTGGACCTGCGCTACCTCTGGATGCGCAGCAAGCGGCTGCAGGGCTCGCACGGCTCCAACACCCGTGAGAACCGGGCCGTCATCCGCCTCATGTCCGAGGGCCGCCTCGACCCCTGCATCACCTGGTGCGGCACCTTCGACGACATCGCCGATGGCCACCAGCGCCTCTACGAGAACCGGCAGGGCACCGGCAACTTCGCCGTCCTCGTCAACGCCACCTCACACGGCCTGACCACGCTGTCTGGGGTCATGTAG